Proteins encoded in a region of the Paenibacillus pedocola genome:
- the rsmG gene encoding 16S rRNA (guanine(527)-N(7))-methyltransferase RsmG — translation MDSTSAQFITLLQEQGLQLKSRQLEQFELYYQELVSWNEKMNLTGITERSQVYMKHFYDSLSLAFYLNMDEVKSLADIGSGAGFPGIPLKICFPHLKLTIVDSLSKRISFLQHVCDTLGLTGVQLIHGRAEDVARQFIHRDAYDVVTARAVARLSLLNEFCLPFTRKDGIFAAMKGNDPAEELTEAKRSLKELRAELKQVESFSLPVEESARHIVMIRKTGATPAKYPRKAGMPAKSPLI, via the coding sequence CCTTCAGCTTAAATCCCGGCAATTGGAGCAATTTGAGCTTTATTATCAGGAACTGGTCTCTTGGAATGAGAAGATGAACCTTACCGGAATCACGGAACGCAGCCAGGTTTATATGAAGCATTTTTACGATTCGCTGTCTCTTGCATTCTATTTAAACATGGATGAAGTGAAAAGTTTGGCAGACATCGGATCGGGAGCAGGCTTTCCCGGTATTCCCTTGAAAATTTGTTTCCCGCATTTAAAGCTTACAATTGTGGATTCTTTAAGTAAAAGAATTTCGTTCCTCCAGCATGTATGTGATACCTTAGGATTAACCGGAGTACAGCTGATTCACGGCCGGGCGGAGGATGTAGCCAGACAATTCATTCATCGTGATGCCTATGATGTAGTTACTGCCCGTGCTGTGGCACGTCTATCCCTGCTAAATGAATTCTGTCTTCCGTTCACGAGAAAAGACGGTATTTTTGCAGCGATGAAGGGTAATGATCCTGCTGAGGAATTAACAGAAGCCAAAAGAAGCCTCAAGGAATTGCGGGCTGAACTCAAGCAAGTTGAGTCATTCAGCCTGCCTGTTGAGGAATCGGCGCGGCACATTGTAATGATCCGAAAAACAGGAGCTACACCGGCCAAATATCCCCGCAAAGCAGGAATGCCTGCCAAATCTCCACTGATCTGA